The Terriglobus roseus region CGCGGCGCAACGGATCCTGAGATCCTGTCGCCAGTTCAGCGAACGGTTGTTATGAACGAGTTGAGACGGTTACGCCCTCTCTATCCCAAGCTTGACATGCACGATATCGTCATCGATGAGATTGCAACGCCACCCTCCAGTCCAGAAGAGTGCATCTTCGCTCGAACAACAGAAACAATCTCTGCGGATCTCAAGACGCAGATCACGCCTTGTCAGTTCGGAGGAGACCCCGATTGCTCGCAATGCGGCTGTATCGCTTCGATGGGACTAGCCGCAGTCGGCCACTACAGAGTTCTTGGCGGACTCACTGCTGGTCATCTCTTCATGGCGTCAGACAGAATCGGAAAGGGATGGCGTAAGGCGCGAGGGACTTTCTCGTCCAAACGTGCCACGCAGACGAAATCAGTGCCATTCAAAATTCTGTCCAATTAATCGCAAAACGAAACGAACAGGAGGGAGTTTTGAACGAACGCGAATGCACTGTAGAACAGGGATTGAGGCGCGATCTGAAAAAGTTCAGCAGGTGGCTCTCTCGCCTGGGATTTACTCCCGGAACTTCGGGCAATCTTTCGGTACGTCTCGACTCTGAACGACTTCTCGTGACTCCGACCGGCGTCAGCAAAGGTCTGATCAAAGCTTCTGACATGGTGATTGTCGATCTCGATGGACGTCTGATCGCAGGCACACGAAAGGTCACAAGTGAGATCGCCATGCATCTCGCGGTATATCGGCAACGAGCGGACATCCATGCCGTCGTCCATTCTCATCCTCCGATTGCGACGGCTTTCGCCTGCTCTGGACGAGCGCTCAATGAACCTCTCTGCCAAGAAGCGGTCATGACCGTGGGACGCGTGCCTCTGGCACCCTATGCAACTACCGGCACCGATGAAGTGGCGGCGAGTATGCGGCCTTTCCTCACGGATCATGAGACAATCCTGCTCGCAAACCATGGCGTGGTCAGCTACGGGACGACCCTTCTCGATGCATTCATGAAGATGGAGACGGTTGAGCATCTTGCACAGGTAGGTCTCATTGCCCATCAACTAGGCACTGCTCAGCCTCTTGGGGCAGACCAGATCGACCGGCTCCAAAGTGCCCGATCGAAATATGTTCACAACGCCCAAGAGATGTATTTGTCACCGCAACAGGAGGGCCGTAACGTTGTGTTATCCGAAAAGGTAGCGAATCACACTCTGATCGGTGCCCAAGTTGGTGGCCTGAAAACGAACGAATTGTCTTCCTGACAGCAGTGGCTGGAAACCCCCGAATCTACCGTCTCAATCTCGCCACTTTCAAGAAACCGTTAAGCGACTAAACGCTGAGAGGCGGCCCAACTCGTTCCAGGCCATAAGCTTTCACAACATCGGGGTCAGTGGGTAGCTTGCCTGTCTTGCCAAAATCACGGAAGAACTCCTCCATTCGCCCTGCCGGTGTAAATGCGATCAAAAGCTTTCCCGGCGTCTCGCCGACCTGTGCCCAAACATGCGGAACCTTTCTCGGCATAAGTACGGAGTCACCCGGTCTCAACGTCAACTTTTGGTCGCCGATCTCGACGCGGAATTCTCCCTCCATCGCGTATAGCCATTCATCCTGAGCCGGATGCACATGGCGGTAGGGGCCACCTTTCGTCAGATTGGAATGTTCCATGATGAATAGACCACCTTCGGTGTCGGCGGGAGAAGCCTTGAAGGCTATTTTGCTGAACCCTAATGTGTGTGTCTCGCCCAAGCGATCCGCACCGGCAGCAACCGTCCTGGCTTTCGATTGCTGCGGGAGCGACTGCGCCAACGCGAAAGAAGGTACAGAGAGAGCGCCCATCTTAACGAAATCACGTCGTTTCAAGGTACCTCCTAAGAGTCTTTCCTTTTGATATGAAGCAGAGCCTGGTACCCAACGGGCGTCCCCAGCAAGAATACGCTTCCCGGCGCAATCCTTCCTGGTTGATGATGGAAAGCCGACGTATTGGGACTGATGACTCGCGATATCGGATCGTGAGCTAGTCGACGGCTGTTAGGTAGCTTTATTGGGAAGTTCAAGAAGACGCCTCGCCAACGACGTGAGTCGTTCGAAGTCATTCTCTAATTTCAGGGCAAGGGTCTTCTCGTCACCAACGCCGTCACGTTGTTTCGCGATGTAGAGGACGTTCGTCAAAGACTGCAACGGATTATTGATTTGGTGGGCGAGGTCGTTCGCCATGGAAACAGCGGCCGCCGCGGCGGCTTGATTTCGCAACTTTTCTTGTTGTCGCTGCTGGCGAATACCCATCGCTGCGAAGTTCGCAAGAACCTGCATGAGGTGCAGGTCTTCAATATCGAATGCCTCGTTTCGTGCGTGCGAGAGGATGAAGATCGTTCCACGCGTCTCCTCGACGTCCCACGGAAGAAGTATCCCATCTTTGACAGGCGCAGCCTCTACGCCAAGAATGTCAAAAAATCGTTGATCGACGCGGAACAGCTGCGGCGTTCCTCTTTCAAGTGAGACTGAACATGCGCTTGGCGTGCGCGGCAGGACCGCATTTAGAAAAGGAGAGTATTCACCTGCGATCGCCACCCAATGGTAGAAGGCTTCGTCGGTCTTGTTTTCGCGTTCAATGCTTATCCCCGCGCTGTCCGCACCACAAAGGCGAACAGCCGCATCGACAAGCTCTTGAAGGATCGTTTCGGGCCTCTGGACGAAGGCCATAGCAATTCTGTGCAGGCCTTCCATCTGCATCGAGCTGTCGCGTCGGTGGACGCGTCGCTTCGCATAATACGACTCGTCAGAAAGGTCCACGACCTCAAGGCCAGCTGCTTCGAGTTGAGCGGGGGTCTGCAGCATGGACTTCCTTCCAATTGTATCTGCAGAGCAGATTGTACCGAGTTGAAGCTCCCACTCTGGGTGCTTTGAGCCGCCTCGCTTCACTTTGCGCTCGCTGTCAGGTAACGACAAACGAGCCTCCCGTCATCTGTCGATTGCTGACGAGCGCCCGATTTTCGGAAGTCACGCTCTAGGTTCTCTCCCCCGGACACGTATCAGTTCGACTAGTCAGCTGGCCCAGCAAAGAGGATCGGGTTTTCGTCCGGATCCGAAACGATGAAGGTTCGTGCACCCCAGGGCTCCTTCTTCCACCCCAGGGCTCCTTCTTCAATGTCTGTTGGAATAGAACACCCGCAGCCTTGAAAGCTAAAAATAAGTTCTTGATTTCGCTCGCAGTGGCAACACTGATCGAAGCAGAGAGAAGACCTTCTCGCTTGCGAACGTCGCCAACAAAGACGGGTTCGGAAAACAGCCGCAAGTTCAAGCGGGCGTTGTCTCGTCTGACCTGCGCATAAAACGATGGACTGCCGTAGACGAACTCCACGTTAAAGCCGAGTTTTTCTGCGTAGAATTCGCATGATCGTTGAACATTCGCAACGAAAAGCTGCGCTTCAATGAAGGCGAGAATAGGAACGAGCGGTGTTTGTTTCGGTGCATCGCTCATGGCATGTGCTCCTGACAGAAGCGCCCGCCAACTGTCTTGTCGCGCAACAAGCTCCTGGGCATCCGCGAATTTGAAAGCCGATTCCAGGATGTCCACGTCTCCCATAGAACGGAATCGAGGCAGCGTAGACCTGATCTGAGCCGCGACGGGGTAGTACCAGTCGTGGTGCCGGGGCAGATACTGTTTGGATTGCTTCTTGAGGTTATCGATGTTCGGCATAGGCGCAACTCTGCTCGAATATCGTAGGCAGGCGTTGCCCTTTCGATCTACCGTCGCGCCCTACGCAGCAAGACAAGATTCGCTGCGGCATGGTTCCTTGTCAACTCCTAATTGTAGTGTGTCTCCGTAAGAGCGAAACTCCCCATAAACGAGTTTCTCGGACGCAAGGATTATGGCGATGCCTGTTGGTCTACCTCTTATCCGGGTCGGTATCGCTACGGTTCATACCCACGGCGTCGATAAACCGGTCAACGTCGGTCAAGGAGCAGACCAGGGTCCCGTCTGGTTTCTCGTAAGCAGAAAGCAGTTCGCTCCAACCGGAATACAGCGCCCGTTCTCTGATGAGGAGAACCCCCTCCCGATGAATGAAAGGGTGCGCCACCTGTTGGCCGTCCGAGAACGCATTTAGTTCGTAAGTGCCGTCTGGCAATCTCTTGCCGTGTACTTCGCCATTTCGCCCTTCGCTCACCTGCCACCGTCACAACCTGGGATATGTTGCAGAGAATCATTGCAATGCCGTTCGACGAATATCTTTTGTCGGTGGAGTACCGCCGTCATCATCGCTGCTTCAAAGGGACGCAGCAGATATTCCTAACGTTCCTCGTGGAGGCCCCTCACCGGTCCGCTACCCCTAAGCTCGTGCCGGTCAGCGTAGTAACAAGATCCTTCATAGCCACCAGCACGAAAGGTAAGTGTTCGCCGAATGAGTTCTGGTGGTAACTCCTGGCCAGTCCGAATAACCCATTCGGTCAATCCATTCCTTCCGTACTCGACAAGAACCGCGTCTCGCACCGGAATAGGGCGTTCCAGTCCCAGGAGCGTCAGGGTCGGTAAGGGAATCATGCGACGCGTACTCATCGCCAACTCGTCCTTTCGCAGAATTAAATCAAAGCGTGCCAGATGGCAAGCCGACCGGCAGGCCTTCTGGAGTTTTGACGCTTTTTTTCGTAGCAAAGGAAAGCTGCTACGGCAGACGTTCGACAGAAAGAAGTCTGGTCTGTCGAAGCCTCAGCAGTTCCAATCCGTTCGTTCTAGCCTGAGTTCCAGGATGATTCCTTCGACGTCCTCTACAGGGTGGATCATGAGGTTTCTATCGCTGGCCAATTCAACGGGGATCGAGCGGCCTTGGCTCGAGAATTTGGCGATGCACGGGTTCAGAACTTCGGCTGGGATCGGAGGGGATGGTTTGGTAAGCTGGCATTCCTCAATAAACACAATCACCGCGAAATGATTGTCTGTAACCCTGCTGCTTTCTATTGTTCCTCGTTTCTTTTCCGGCATGATCATGAGATGCGGGACGCATTATTCTTCGTTGGATTCGGTAAGCATCTCGTCCCGTTTGTTGCCGGTTAGATCCGCTGTCATCTCATCGGCTTCCAAAGGACTCAATAAGTCGGTCAGCGACAGGGTGGTCTCCTCGCGGCTCACCCAACGCGTGTCGCTCTTCAAATGCACGATGACGGGGATTCTAGTGTGGTTGCTCTCGATCAGGTCGTTGAGGGTCTTTGGTGATGATTGTTTCCGTTAACGAGTCATTAGTGGGAGTTCGGTTGAAGGTGGCTCAGCTTCCGCCAAGAATGTTGATACTGAACGCAATCACTCCTAGATTGAAGACGAAGGCACCGAAGGAGTGAAACATCACGATCCGGCGGAGCTTGCGTGATGTGATGTCCACGTCGGAAGTTTGGAATGTCATTGCGAGACAGGAAGAAAAGTAGAGAAAATCCCAGTAATTGGGTTCCTCCGTTGCGGGAAACGACGCGCCCCCGACATCGACACCATCTTTGTTCTGCCTGTAGAAGAGATGCGCGTAGTGAAGGCAATAGACAAGCGTGCTAAACAGCCAACACAGAGTGAGCGTCGTTACGATAAGGATCACGTCCGCAGTTTTTGGTCTGCCTTGTTGCGAAAGCTCCCTGCCGACAGCAACGAGGACCACGCAGGTAACCACGAAGGCGATCAGGAGCAGGACGCCCCGGTTCGCGTCGTTCTTCTTGGCCGATTCGCGCATCTGTCGCGCCTCATGACGAAACAGGGCGACACAGAGCAGAGCAAAGCAGAGAGACGCGATATCGAAGGCAATCATGACCCCGTCTACGCCGCCGAGCGTCGGACATGCAATCGCGCAACCTCCAATGGCGATGATCCCGAACCAGATGAACGGCCAGGGCGCGAATATCTCGCCGACGCCGGATTTCCTAATCCTCATTTGATCAACTCCAGAGTGCCACACCGCTGCAAACGTTTCACTTACTTAGATGCCGAATCGCCTTGCAGCCTGCGCCCGAAAACCATGGCTAACGTAACGCCCACCCTGGCGGAATGGTTGGTGACGCCGAAACGCATGCCTCCATCGATACCGACTGAATCTCGGAGCTTTCGGTAGAAGCCGGTGAAAACGTATGTTCCGGGAGGAGTGTTGGATTGACCTTTGTTCTGTCCGAAGACTTCAGAATAAAGTCGCGTGTTTTCGTTGAGGTGATAGCTGACCGCCGCAGACTGCTGACCACCATAGGCGCATCCCGTCGCGTCCTGGCAATCGGATTGAACTAGCGAGCCGTTGAGCATCACATCGACGATGCCGCCCTTGCCGTAATGATGGTTCAAGAGCATCGTGACCTGCTGGCCATATCCCTGCAAAGCCTGGTCCGATGCGGTCGGCAACTCGGCTTCGTATTGCAGAGCCAAGCCTGGCGCCGCATGTCCATTGCGTTCCTTTTCGAGTACGACCTTGGCGCCGATCTGAATCGTGCCGACGCCTCTTCCTTTTTCGTCTTCGTCCTTACGATATGCGTAAGGCGACCACCCAAAGTCAACGCGCAGACGCTCTAAAGGCACATACGTCGTCAGCAGACCTAAAGTGTCTTGTCGACCAGGAACGGCGTGCGGGTAGGTATCAAAACCAACTTCCACTTGCAAAACACCCTTGCCCTGAATCGCCGCGCTGTTCGCCACCGTCGGGCGCGTCGGGTTTAAGTCCAATGCTTGAGCTTGCGATCGGATCGAGAGGAGCGCCACGGTGAAGGTGGCTGCAATAGCGCAAGGATTGAGCGAAGACCACATACAAACTCCGACTACGGATAGACGTAAAGGGTGGGTGCCGGATCTGGCGGAGAACATCGTTGGGCAGTGTCCCGCGAGTTTCGCGGAGAATGAGATCGGATCATCCGTAGATGATGGCGCACCGCTCGTGCCGCGACATGTCGACAGAATCGTTGTGGACGATGATTGTTTCTCGGCGCATTAAGGACTCGCATGCGAATCGGTCATCGCCATTCTCCCCAAAGCGCGCACCTTCTATTCTTTTAGGGCATTCAGGTATCGGCACATTTCCCGGCGCTCGGACAAGCGTTGTGCCTCCCTTCGGAGAGCCCTGGTTCGCAGTTGCAAGCATGTGGCAGCTCCAACCAGGACCAACGTAAGAGCAGCGATCCAAGGCGATAGGATGGGCACACTTCCTCCCCAGCGCGTGATGATGTGAACGCGCCACTGGTTGGATGCACGTGACCCGTCTGCGAGTCACTAAGCATTGACGGAATTTGCAAATCGGGAAGTCCCTCTCTATTGAGCGATAGAAGTTCCGTAGAAGCTTGGGACGACGAATTCGTCTCGTGTTTCCGCGACGGACGGAAATAGTCCGCACCAAAGCTCTTCTGGTGACGAGAACCGACAACGCGGCGCCGGACAGGTCGGGGCCACACAGAAAGACAGTTGCGTCAGGCCGCTCTCTTCGCGGTCTTTTTTGCGGCGGTCTCTTTCGGTTTCATCGCCCTAGGCTCCTTGGGAGCGACGACGGCTTCGCCAGACACATCGACCGGTGTAGCCGTGCACGGGAACGATGGAGGGCGTGATGCTAAGGAACGGGAGACGACACGTCTATCCATCTGAGTTCGTGCGGGAGGGGGTGCAGTGCAGGCCATTACGGCTGACACATGAGCCAGTGCTTGACACAGACGAATAGCATCTGCAACCTGCTTGTTCTGGGTTGAACAATGGTGTTACTAACTAAGGGGCGGAGAAGTGTGATGTCTGAAGTTCATGTCAAAATGGCCGGATACGATGCAGTATTCGAACAGGCGGTTGATGGAAGTTGGAGAGGAACGGTACCAGACCTCCCGGCGATCCTGACAAGCGGTCCCACTCTCGGCGAGGTCAAGGCCAACATGCAGGAAACAATCGGACTTTGGCTGGAGAATGCGAAGCGATCCTAATGCGTACGCTTCAAGTACCTCTAGGAAATGAATCGTCAATCGGATGTCGACAAAGAGCAGGGCTCTAAGAGAATCGCTACGGCATTCTGTACTGGAGTGCGCCGCTTGTAACGGGGTGATTTGGGATCGCGATCCCCGCAATGCGTAACTGATCCACATGTTCCTTACTCAAGGAAGGAGGCAGGTAAACTCCGGAGAATGTGTATAGGCCAGTGGTGTTCGCGTCGTAATGAAGCGCTGCATGAGGCGCTTGGATATAGAGGAAGTCACGTCGTTTCAAAACATGCCATTTCTGGGCAGGCTGATTAAGAAGTAAGCTCCTGCAAATCACCAGTCCTGAATGGAAGGTGCGGCAGGGCGAGACCTATAGGCACTCACAAACGCCAATTTCTCGCTTCAAGTGCCGGCAGAGAGTGGATTTTATTGATTCCCTAACGAATGCCTAAGGTTGACCGTTTATCGGAAGTCGCCACGAGTTGGCCACCGCATCTGAGGATAGGTTTCGAGACGCCTCAACATTCAGGAGTCATAGGATTCTGAAATGAATCGAGCTTTAATTGGGTGAAGGCTTCTCTACAGAATCGACAACAATAGTCTGCACGGGCGCCTTACCGCGCAACAACTTCAATCCCATCTGCTCGGCTAAAGCCTGGTCCGGCGGTAGACCAAAATCGATATCTGCAGTTGGTAATTCTGAACTGGCGTTGAAATGCACCGTAAAGTTGTACGTCCCGTTGAGATTCGTCTGATCCGCGACCGGAGCCTTTAGGTAGTAGCTCATGAGACCCGCGAACTGGCTCATCTTTGCACCGTGCCCGGTGACTACGAGGTCCGTGATGGGCCCACCCGAAGAGATCCCAGAATTGTCGGATTCCTCTGCCGCCGAGATTAAATTGGCTGCACTTTTCACACTCGTAAGAAAGTAGGTCAGCCCCGGCCGTTCTTCTATGTGATATTGCAGGCGAAATCTGTTCTGCAGCAACTGCAGAAGCATACGCCGTTTGTCTGCTGTTGCTTCTTCATCGGGCAAGCTAGCAAGCCGGCGGCTGACCTCTTCATCCGAACTTGCATGTACGCCGAAGTTCTCTCGGTCCAGCCAGTCTGGAACTCCCGCAAGCTGGTATCTGAAGTTGACGCCAAATGCCTCGGCAATCAGCTGACTCAGCCGCATGACGGCATCAAGGCGACCCACATGACTAGGATTGTTCAGATGCTGCCTGGCCGGAGCACTGGGAGCCAACTCATGGATGCTGGCTACATCAAACTTGAGCGCGATATCTTCATGTCTTTCGTCTGGATACCCGGCGGCTTGCTCGCTTGTCGGTGGAGTATTCGGCTCGTATAGAGAGCAGCCGATATCATCGCAAAAATGATGAAAGTTCGGCACTTCGTTGGCATGAGGGACACTCCACAAATGACTTTCGCTTACAAGAAAAGACAGGTTTGAGTTCGGCTTCCGAATCTGAATCAGAGTTAAAGCGGACGCGCTCTAAGCGTGATTGAACAATACACAAGACCTTGAGTATTTGCTCTGTCTTGACGCGGACAGCCGCTACCGGCAATCACATCCGCTGGGGTAGCTGTCACTGCCGCCGTAATCTGCCCGGGCGTTCTCGATTGATGACAACAGGGCGAACCTCTACTTGGTCTCAGCGGATTGATGACGGATGCCGACTTATCGGTACCAATCGCAGATAAAAGGACGAAACAGGCACGTAGACAAGGAAATGGCTTTCGCTCAATTCGCATATTCTTCGCGCGAGCGAGGGGAAATGGCCTTCCTCAAATGTTTCAAAAATAGGCTACTGAACAGCGCTATTTCGTTGCGAGAAGGTCAGCCATACTTAACTGAGGTTTAGCTGCGAAGAGTTCTTCTGCTTTGTCGAAGAGTGCTTTGGCCACCTCGCCCGTCAGGTGGGCGTTGCGTCCATCCTCATCAGCGAAGGTATCGAAGATCCCGAAGCTTGTTGGTCCCGTCTGGAACGCGAACCAGGCTGACGTGCCAACTTCCTGCAGAACAAGCGGCTGAGCAGATTTCAAAAACTCTGCGACTTCCTGTTCCTTGCCTGGCTTTGCTTC contains the following coding sequences:
- a CDS encoding class II aldolase/adducin family protein; its protein translation is MNERECTVEQGLRRDLKKFSRWLSRLGFTPGTSGNLSVRLDSERLLVTPTGVSKGLIKASDMVIVDLDGRLIAGTRKVTSEIAMHLAVYRQRADIHAVVHSHPPIATAFACSGRALNEPLCQEAVMTVGRVPLAPYATTGTDEVAASMRPFLTDHETILLANHGVVSYGTTLLDAFMKMETVEHLAQVGLIAHQLGTAQPLGADQIDRLQSARSKYVHNAQEMYLSPQQEGRNVVLSEKVANHTLIGAQVGGLKTNELSS
- a CDS encoding cupin domain-containing protein; amino-acid sequence: MKRRDFVKMGALSVPSFALAQSLPQQSKARTVAAGADRLGETHTLGFSKIAFKASPADTEGGLFIMEHSNLTKGGPYRHVHPAQDEWLYAMEGEFRVEIGDQKLTLRPGDSVLMPRKVPHVWAQVGETPGKLLIAFTPAGRMEEFFRDFGKTGKLPTDPDVVKAYGLERVGPPLSV
- a CDS encoding GAF domain-containing protein; this encodes MLQTPAQLEAAGLEVVDLSDESYYAKRRVHRRDSSMQMEGLHRIAMAFVQRPETILQELVDAAVRLCGADSAGISIERENKTDEAFYHWVAIAGEYSPFLNAVLPRTPSACSVSLERGTPQLFRVDQRFFDILGVEAAPVKDGILLPWDVEETRGTIFILSHARNEAFDIEDLHLMQVLANFAAMGIRQQRQQEKLRNQAAAAAAVSMANDLAHQINNPLQSLTNVLYIAKQRDGVGDEKTLALKLENDFERLTSLARRLLELPNKAT
- a CDS encoding VOC family protein, translated to MPNIDNLKKQSKQYLPRHHDWYYPVAAQIRSTLPRFRSMGDVDILESAFKFADAQELVARQDSWRALLSGAHAMSDAPKQTPLVPILAFIEAQLFVANVQRSCEFYAEKLGFNVEFVYGSPSFYAQVRRDNARLNLRLFSEPVFVGDVRKREGLLSASISVATASEIKNLFLAFKAAGVLFQQTLKKEPWGGRRSPGVHEPSSFRIRTKTRSSLLGQLTSRTDTCPGERT
- a CDS encoding DUF1345 domain-containing protein, with translation MWHSGVDQMRIRKSGVGEIFAPWPFIWFGIIAIGGCAIACPTLGGVDGVMIAFDIASLCFALLCVALFRHEARQMRESAKKNDANRGVLLLIAFVVTCVVLVAVGRELSQQGRPKTADVILIVTTLTLCWLFSTLVYCLHYAHLFYRQNKDGVDVGGASFPATEEPNYWDFLYFSSCLAMTFQTSDVDITSRKLRRIVMFHSFGAFVFNLGVIAFSINILGGS
- a CDS encoding transporter; its protein translation is MALLSIRSQAQALDLNPTRPTVANSAAIQGKGVLQVEVGFDTYPHAVPGRQDTLGLLTTYVPLERLRVDFGWSPYAYRKDEDEKGRGVGTIQIGAKVVLEKERNGHAAPGLALQYEAELPTASDQALQGYGQQVTMLLNHHYGKGGIVDVMLNGSLVQSDCQDATGCAYGGQQSAAVSYHLNENTRLYSEVFGQNKGQSNTPPGTYVFTGFYRKLRDSVGIDGGMRFGVTNHSARVGVTLAMVFGRRLQGDSASK
- a CDS encoding type II toxin-antitoxin system HicB family antitoxin, with the translated sequence MSEVHVKMAGYDAVFEQAVDGSWRGTVPDLPAILTSGPTLGEVKANMQETIGLWLENAKRS
- a CDS encoding TIGR03435 family protein, whose translation is MPNFHHFCDDIGCSLYEPNTPPTSEQAAGYPDERHEDIALKFDVASIHELAPSAPARQHLNNPSHVGRLDAVMRLSQLIAEAFGVNFRYQLAGVPDWLDRENFGVHASSDEEVSRRLASLPDEEATADKRRMLLQLLQNRFRLQYHIEERPGLTYFLTSVKSAANLISAAEESDNSGISSGGPITDLVVTGHGAKMSQFAGLMSYYLKAPVADQTNLNGTYNFTVHFNASSELPTADIDFGLPPDQALAEQMGLKLLRGKAPVQTIVVDSVEKPSPN
- a CDS encoding putative quinol monooxygenase, with translation MDRFGILAILEAKPGKEQEVAEFLKSAQPLVLQEVGTSAWFAFQTGPTSFGIFDTFADEDGRNAHLTGEVAKALFDKAEELFAAKPQLSMADLLATK